A stretch of the Uranotaenia lowii strain MFRU-FL chromosome 3, ASM2978415v1, whole genome shotgun sequence genome encodes the following:
- the LOC129756014 gene encoding uncharacterized protein LOC129756014 yields MILIPITHEVEENPLPRWRCSRNGGQKFRIVCLYGYPDSQLFGADDNSSTRHFLVPSTINLLSEVDYRSGEKRKLSELHPVTTTGGHKFGGRCASFRRVPIRSAVVLIVLHSTKMHSTECSKIPALFAAVSLRIWRSQGVAFLDRIIAEMEGGLFARHPVQLKSHSQESNLRWGGFDTASERRTRRIKKGWKTT; encoded by the coding sequence ATGATTTTGATTCCGATCACGCACGAGGTGGAGGAGAACCCTTTGCCCAGGTGGAGGTGCAGCAGAAACGGTGGCCAGAAATTCCGGATTGTGTGCCTTTACGGCTATCCTGACTCACAGCTCTTTGGCGCTGATGACAACTCGTCCACGAGACATTTTCTTGTTCCCTCCACGATCAATTTGTTGTCCGAGGTCGATTATCGGAGCGGCGAGAAACGAAAGCTGTCGGAGTTGCATCCAGTCACGACCACAGGAGGTCACAAGTTTGGCGGTCGTTGTGCGAGTTTCCGGAGGGTACCCATCCGGAGTGCAGTTGTGCTGATTGTCTTGCATTCAACTAAAATGCATTCGACAGAGTGCAGCAAGATACCGGCATTGTTCGCAGCCGTCAGTCTGCGCATCTGGCGCTCACAGGGCGTCGCGTTTCTTGACCGGATAATAGCAGAGATGGAAGGTGGATTATTCGCTCGTCATCCAGTCCAGTTGAAATCACATTCCCAGGAGAGCAATCTCAGGTGGGGAGGCTTCGACACTGCCTCAGAACGCCGGACAAGACGAATTAAAAAGGGATGGAAAACCACGTAA